GGACGGCATGCCGGCGGCCAGCATGCGCCGGGCGGCCTGTTCGCCGCCGTCGACCTGGTTGGTGGTGGCGGGGAAGAGCAGCCGGTCATCGGGCTCGATGCCGTGCCCGGCCAGCGCCTGGCGGTAGGCGTCGTAGCGTTCGCGGATGTCGGCGGTGGGCAGGTGACCCGCGAAGCCGATCCGGCGGTGGCCGTGGGCGACGAGATGGTCGACCGCCTCGGCGATGCCGGTGCGGTTGTCCGGCATGACCACCGGGCAGCCCAGTTCCGGCATCGGGTGGCTGACGGAGACGAGCGGGCGCCCGGTCGCCTGGATCGCGGCCAGGTAGCGGTGCGTGGCCGCGCGCAGCACCACCACGAAGCCGGAGACGTGCTCCCAGGCCACCGGGTAGGTCAGGTCCGACGGGTCGGTGACCTCGATGTGCTCGGTGCCGGCGTCCAGCGTCTGGATCGCGACGACGCCCGCGCCCGCCGTCGCGGCGGCGCGCGCGATCCCCGCCAGCACACCGCCGTAGTACCAGCCGCCGAGGAACGGCGACAGGACCCCGAGCGTGAGGTCTGGTGACACTTATCGACGGTATCTCGCAGACGTCGCGTATCCGGTCGGAACGGGCATTGCGCACGGTGGCACCGCCCGGCGCGGCCGGAACCGGTAACCGGCATGATCAGCCGGACCGATAGCATGGCCGGAGCCGGACAAACCGCTGCAGAGAGCTTGAGGAGATCATCGTGAGCGCACCCACCAGCCCGCCCCAGGTCGACCCCGTCGTCGTCCGGGCCGGGACGACGGGCGCGGACGCGATCGCCGCGGCCGGCCTGCCGGTGCACGGCGCCAAGGCGATCGTGGTGGTGCGCGACCCCGAGGGCCGCCTGCGCGACCTGGACTGGGCTCCCGAGGTGGACACCGAGGTCGAGCCGGTCGCCATCGACAGCCCGGACGGGCTCGCCGTGCTGCGCCACTCCACCGCGCACGTGCTGGCCCAGGCCGTGCAGGACATCTTCCCCGAGGCCAAGCTCGGCATCGGCCCGCCGATCGACAACGGCTTCTACTACGACTTCGGCGTGGCCAAGCCGTTCCACCCGGACGATCTCGACAAGATCGAGAAGCGCATGCAGGAGATCGTCAAGTCGGGCCAGACCTTCCGCCGCCGCCGCTTCGAGACCCTGGACGAGGCCAAGGCCGAGCTGAAGGACGAGCCGTTCAAGCTCGAGCTGGTCGACATCAAGGGCGACGCGGGCGACGACGTGATGGAGGTCGGCGGCGGCGAGCTGACCATCTACGACAACTTCGACGCCAAGAGCGGCAAGCGCTGCTGGGGCGACCTGTGCCGCGGCCCGCACCTGCCGTCCACCCGCCTGATCGGCGCGTTCAAGCTGATGCGCTCCGCGGCGGCGTACTGGCGCGGTTCGGAGAAGAACCCGCAGCTGCAGCGGGTCTACGGCACCGCGTGGCCGACCCGCGACCAGCTCAAGGACTACCTGAAGCTGCTGGAGGAGGCGGCCCGCCGCGACCACCGCAAGCTCGGCACCGACCTCGACCTGTTCAGCTTCCCCGACGAGATCGGCTCCGGCCTGGCCGTGTTCCACCCCAAGGGCGGTGTGATCAAGCGCGAGATGGAGGACTACGTCCGCCTGCGCCACATCGAGGAGGGCTTCCAGTACGTCGGGACACCGCACATCACCAAGGAAGGCCTCTTCCACACCTCGGGTCACCTGCCCTACTACAAGGAGACCATGTTCCCACCGATGGACATGGAGGGCAGCGACTACTACCTCAAGGCCATGAACTGCCCGATGCACAACCTGATCTACCGCGCGCGCGGGCGCTCCTACCGCGAGCTGCCGATCCGGCTGTTCGAGTTCGGCTCGGTGTACCGGTTCGAGAAGTCGGGCGTGATCCACGGCCTGACCCGGGTGCGCGGCTTCACCCAGGACGACTCGCACTCCTACTGCACCCGGGAGCAGGCGCCCGCCGAGATCAAGCACCTGCTGGACTTCGTGCTCGGCCTGCTCAAGGACTTCGGCATCACCGACTTCTTCCTGGAGCTGTCCACCCGTGACGACGCCAAGCCGGAGAAGTTCGTCGGCTCCGAGGACGACTGGGCGACCGCGACCGCGGTGCTGGAGCAGTGCGCCCGGGAGACCGGCCTGACCCTGGTCCCGGACCCGGGTGGCGCGGCCTTCTACGGCCCGAAGATCTCCGTGCAGGCCAAGGACGCCATCGGCCGCACCTGGCAGATGTCGACCATCCAGTACGACTTCAACCAGCCGCGCGGCTTCGAGCTGGAGTACCAGGCCGCCGACGGCTCCCGGCAGCAGCCGGTGATGATCCACTGCGCCAAGTTCGGCTCGATCGAGCGCTTCATCGGCGTGCTGACCGAGCACTACGCCGGCGCGTTCCCGGCGTGGCTGGCGCCGGTGCAGGTGGTGGGCATCCCGATCCGCTCCGACGACGAGGCCGGGCACACCGCGTTCCTGCACGACTTCGTCGCGCGGCTGCGCAAGCAGGGCATCCGGGCCGAGGTGGACTCCTCCGACGAGCGGATGCAGAAGAAGATCCGCACCGCGCAGCAGCAGAAGATCCCGTTCATGGCGATCGTCGGCGACCAGGACCTGGCCGACGGCACGGTGTCCTTCCGCTACCGCGACGGCTCCCAGCGCAACGGCGTCGGCCTCGACGAGGCCGTCGCGCACGTCGTCGAGGTGGTGCGCTCGCGCGTCAACACCGGCCCGTCGGCCCCGGCAGCCGACGCCCCGCAGGAAGCCGCCGCGTGACCGGACCCGACCCCGACGGCCTGGAGCGGCTGTGGACGCCGTGGCGCATGGCGTACGTCGGCGGCGCCCGGTCCGCCGACTGCCCGTTCTGCGTCGCGCCCGTCGACGACCCGGACGGGCTCGTGGTGGCGCGCGGTGAGGTCGTGTACGCGGTGCTCAACCGGTTCCCGTACAACCCGGGTCACCTGCTGATCTGCCCGTACCGGCACATCGACGACTATCCGGAGCTGGACGCGGCCGAGACGGCGGAGCTGGCCGAGTTCACCAAGACGGCGATGCGGGTGGTGCGCAAGGTGTCCAGCGCGCACGGCTTCAACATCGGGCTCAACCAGGGTCACGCCGCCGGGGCGGGCATCGCCGCGCACCTGCACCAGCACGTGGTGCCGCGGTGGGGCGGCGACAACAACTTCCTGCCCGTGGTCGCCCGCACCAAGGCCCTGCCGCAGCTGCTAACCGACACCCGGGACCTGCTGCGCGAGGCCTGGCCGGCGTAATCGCCACGCCGCAGGGGTACCGGATTACGTCGTACCCCTGCGGAAGGATGGCCGCCATGATTGGCGAACTGC
The Catellatospora sp. IY07-71 DNA segment above includes these coding regions:
- the thrS gene encoding threonine--tRNA ligase, with protein sequence MSAPTSPPQVDPVVVRAGTTGADAIAAAGLPVHGAKAIVVVRDPEGRLRDLDWAPEVDTEVEPVAIDSPDGLAVLRHSTAHVLAQAVQDIFPEAKLGIGPPIDNGFYYDFGVAKPFHPDDLDKIEKRMQEIVKSGQTFRRRRFETLDEAKAELKDEPFKLELVDIKGDAGDDVMEVGGGELTIYDNFDAKSGKRCWGDLCRGPHLPSTRLIGAFKLMRSAAAYWRGSEKNPQLQRVYGTAWPTRDQLKDYLKLLEEAARRDHRKLGTDLDLFSFPDEIGSGLAVFHPKGGVIKREMEDYVRLRHIEEGFQYVGTPHITKEGLFHTSGHLPYYKETMFPPMDMEGSDYYLKAMNCPMHNLIYRARGRSYRELPIRLFEFGSVYRFEKSGVIHGLTRVRGFTQDDSHSYCTREQAPAEIKHLLDFVLGLLKDFGITDFFLELSTRDDAKPEKFVGSEDDWATATAVLEQCARETGLTLVPDPGGAAFYGPKISVQAKDAIGRTWQMSTIQYDFNQPRGFELEYQAADGSRQQPVMIHCAKFGSIERFIGVLTEHYAGAFPAWLAPVQVVGIPIRSDDEAGHTAFLHDFVARLRKQGIRAEVDSSDERMQKKIRTAQQQKIPFMAIVGDQDLADGTVSFRYRDGSQRNGVGLDEAVAHVVEVVRSRVNTGPSAPAADAPQEAAA
- a CDS encoding HIT domain-containing protein — its product is MAYVGGARSADCPFCVAPVDDPDGLVVARGEVVYAVLNRFPYNPGHLLICPYRHIDDYPELDAAETAELAEFTKTAMRVVRKVSSAHGFNIGLNQGHAAGAGIAAHLHQHVVPRWGGDNNFLPVVARTKALPQLLTDTRDLLREAWPA